One window from the genome of Pungitius pungitius chromosome 14, fPunPun2.1, whole genome shotgun sequence encodes:
- the galcb gene encoding galactocerebrosidase isoform X1, which yields MELRKLAVVAALVLGLTGALSSSTSYVLSDAQGLGRLFDGIGGLSGGGATSRLLVNYPEPFRSQILDFLFTPGFGASLHILKVEIGGDAQSTDGTEPSHMHYENDENYFRGYEWWLMKEAKKRNPNITLMSLPWAFPGWVGHGKNWPYDFPDITAAYVVNWILGAKQYHDLDIQYVGIWNERNYDSNYIKLLRYTLDKSGLETVRIIASDNLWEPVVQSVLLDPELSRAVDVIGAHYPGTNSVKEALKTQKKLWASEDYSTFNDEVGGGCWARILNQNYVNGLITATISWNLVASYYEDLPFSRDGLMTAEEPWSGNYVVESPIWITAHTTQFTQPGWTYLQTVGHLAQGGSYVALTDGKGNLTVVIETMTHDHSVCIRPPLPPFNVTSQNATFQLEGSFASIKELQVWRSQFNFKTQKSSFFEKLPPQKLLNGLFTIKLAEDEVYTFTTITTGQKGSYPASPPSARFPKVYKDDFNVRTPPFSEAPDFADQTGVFEYYVNMSDPGPHVFTLRQVVTERPVTWVADADQTISVIGDHQWENLTVTCDVFMERVETGGVFVAARVDKGGQSVRSARGVFFWVFADGTYKVTSDLAGQTVLAEGKSGTRAHGWHTLSLTVAGPYASGQLNGYPLWKNAVVLTPKNGWAAIGTHAFELAQFDNFAVVAEY from the exons ATGGAGCTCAGGAAGCTGGCGGTGGTGGCAGCGCTGGTCCTGGGGCTCACCGGGGCTCTGAGCTCTTCTACCTCGTACGTCCTCAGCGACGCACAGGGCCTCGGGAGGCTTTTTGACGGAATAGGAGGTTTGAGCGGTGGAGGG GCGACGTCTCGGTTACTGGTGAATTACCCGGAGCCTTTCCGCAGTCAGATCCTGGACTTCCTGTTCACG CCCGGGTTCGGAGCATCTCTGCACATCCTGaaggtggagataggaggagacgCTCAATCTACCG ATGGGACCGAGCCGTCACACATGCACTATGAGAATGATGAGAACTACTTCCGAGGGTATGAGTGGTGGCTAATGAAAGAGGCCAAGAAGAGGAACCCAAATATCACACTGATGA GTCTACCCTGGGCATTTCCTGGGTGGGTGGGTCATGGTAAGAACTGGCCCTATGATTTCCCAGACATCACTGCAGCCTACGTGGTGAACTGGATCCTGGGAGCCAAGCAGTACCATGACCTGGACATTCAGTATGTCGGG ATCTGGAATGAGCGAAACTATGACAGCAATTACATAAAG CTGCTGCGCTACACTCTGGATAAGAGTGGCCTGGAGACAGTCAGGATCATAGCCAGTGACAACCTGTGGGAGCCCGTTGTCCAGTCTGTGCTGCTCGACCCAGAGCTCAGCAGAGCCGTAGACGTGATAGG GGCCCACTACCCGGGCACCAACTCCGTGAAGGAGGCCCTTAAGACGCAGAAGAAGCTGTGGGCGTCAGAGGACTACAGCACGTTCAACGATGAAGTCGGAGGAGGCTGCTGGGCTCGCATCCTCAACCAGAACTACGTCAACGGACTCATCACTGC CACCATCTCCTGGAACCTGGTGGCCAGTTACTATGAGGACCTGCCCTTCAGCAGAGACGGGCTGATGACAGCTGAGGAGCCCTGGAGCGGCAACTACGTGGTGGAGTCTCCTATCTGGATCACAG CCCACACCACACAGTTCACCCAGCCCGGATGGACCTACCTGCAGACTGTTGGCCATCTGGCACAAGGAGGAAGTTATGTGGCGCTGACTGACGGGAAGGGAAACCTCACTGTTGTCATAGAGACCATG ACTCACGATCATTCCGTGTGTATAAGACCTCCACTCCCTCCCTTCAATGTGACATCCCAAAATGCAACTTTCCAGCTAGAGGGATCCTTT GCCTCCATCAAGGAGCTCCAAGTTTGGAGGTCACAGTTTAACTTCAAAACCCAAAAGTCCTCCTTCTTTGAGAAACTACCTCCACAGAAG CTTTTAAATGGATTATTCACTATTAAACTGGCTGAAGATGAGGTTTACACGTTTACCACCATCACAACCGGGCAGAAGGGCAGctaccccgcctcccccccctctgctcgcTTTCCCAAAGTCTACAAGGACGACTTCAACGTGC GAACCCCCCCCTTCTCAGAGGCCCCCGACTTTGCTGATCAGACGGGCGTCTTTGAGTACTACGTGAACATGAGCGACCCCGGCCCTCACGTCTTCACCTTACGACAGGTTGTGACTGAGAGGCCCGTCACGTGGGTGGCCGATGCTGACCAGACCATCAGTGTCATAGGAGACCATCAGTG GGAGAACCTGACGGTCACATGTGACGTCTTCATGGAGCGCGTTGAGACGGGCGGCGTGTTCGTAGCTGCCCGGGTGGATAAAGGAGGGCAGTCGGTCCGCAGCGCCAGAGGAGTCTTCTTCTGGGTGTTTGCAGACGGCACCTACAAAGTGACCAGCGACCTCG CTGGACAGACCGTACTGGCAGAGGGAAAGTCTGGGACCCGAGCCCATGGCTGGCACACTTTATCCCTCACTGTGGCA GGTCCGTATGCGTCAGGGCAGCTGAATGGATACCCACTGTGGAAGAACGCTGTGGTACTGACACCAAAGAACGGCTGGGCGGCCATTGGAACCCACGCATTTGAGCTGGCTCAGTTTGATAACTTTGCCGTGGTGGCAGAATAttga
- the ak7b gene encoding adenylate kinase 7 isoform X2, with protein MTDMAEPRTKDPQPPPRVRRVFINHIDCYASKCIATCLSEGVGGQTEDKDEEEELEITTHSAATAFRVVGTVSGTHGVALPCVVEAYLQPNRNELLAKLMACDVIIYNITQHAEQVDEAMWAVSALHNEMGRFSGSKMFILVSTVMTWACSESLSSDFTDEHFLKRRAHPNFKPHIDLEKKVAHMGKTKRELFSTYVVASGLHYGRGEQVFHYFFKTSWLGLEHEIPIFGDGTNIVPTIHVSDLASVILNVIKHQPEPYYLLAVDSSRNTLEQIVKEVASIFGQGKVQKRPFEEAYLTEDLSTVEIDSLLVNLRMEGVQLKELFSIDWLCETGLVNNMELVVEEYQKARGLLPLRLCVLGPPAVGKSTVSRQISEYYKVQHVTLKETISESISQLEDNVRNADVVEENSAAEAKELLNSLKHSMEEYGAEEHEPEDGDTQMSSCRKKIMPEFVLCLDASDVFLQHRVMMLPERLVQEHDYEQEIFQQRLATYRGNNVEDETVVNYFDELDISPLYLEITSNEEPDHLLMMQNIFDTVGQPRNYGPNGQQVEGEERRKAEEKMRREAQEKAEEERQEVEEERHTAAQWEEWTRRLQEVRQQEKEVLEAESAPLRNYLMEHVMPTLSQGLIACCAARPQDPVDFLAEFLTRNNPINQ; from the exons ATGACGGATATGGCGGAGCCGAGGACGAAGGACCCCCAACCGCCACCCCGGGTCCGAAGAGTCTTCATCAACCACATCGACTGCTACGCGTCCAAATGCATCGCCACG tgtcTGTCTGAGGGCGTGGGCGGACAGACggaggacaaggacgaggaggaggagctcgaGATAACCACCCATAGCGCCGCGACAGCTTTTCGCGTCGTAGGAACCGTCAGTGGCACGCATGGAGTGGCCCTTCCATGTGTTGTGGAGGCGTATTTA CAACCCAACAGGAATGAGCTCCTGGCAAAGCTGATGGCCTGCGACGTGATCATCTACAACATTACCCAGCATGCTGAGCAGGTGGATGAGGCCATGTGGGCCGTTTCAG CTCTCCACAATGAGATGGGCCGTTTTTCCGGATCGAAGATGTTCATCCTGGTCTCCACGGTGATGACCTGGGCGTGCAGCGAGTCGCTCAGTTCT GATTTTACTGATGAGCATTTCTTGAAAAGAAGAGCACATCCCAACTTCAAACCCCACATTGACCTGGAGAAGAAGGTGGCCCACATGGGGAAAACT AAGAGGGAATTGTTCTCCACATACGTGGTGGCGTCAGGACTTCACTACGGGAGGGGAGAGCAGGTCTTCCACTACTTCTTCAAG ACATCATGGCTGGGACTCGAACATGAAATACCCATCTTTGGAGACGGCACAAACATCGTCCCCACAATTCACGTCAGTGACCTGGCAAG tGTGATCCTGAATGTGATTAAACACCAGCCCGAGCCTTATTACCTTCTAGCTGTGGACTCTTCCAGAAATACTTTGGAGCAGATTGTGAAG GAAGTTGCCTCGATATTTGGACAAGGGAAAGTCCAGAAGAGACCTTTTGAGGAGGCCTATCTCACAGAGGACTTGAGT ACGGTGGAAATCGATTCCTTGCTTGTCAACCTCCGCATGGAGGGTGTCCAACTCAAGGAACTGTTCTCCATCGACTGGCTGTGTGAGACTGGTCTGGTGAACAACAtggagctggtggtggaggagtACCAGAAAGCCAGGGGACTTCTG CCCCTCCGGCTTTGTGTGCTGGGGCCTCCTGCGGTGGGGAAGAGCACAGTGTCCAGACAGATCAGTGAATACTACAAGGTCCAGCACGTCACACTGAAGGAGACCATCTCGGAAAGCATCTCACAACTG GAAGATAATGTGAGGAATGCTGATGTAGTGGAGGAGAACTCTGCAGCAGAGGCCAAGGAGCTTCTGAATAGCCTGAAGCACAGTATGGAGGAGTACGGAG CTGAAGAACATGAACCAGAAGACGGAGATACCCAGATGTCTTCATGCAGGAAGAAGATTATGCCAG AGTTTGTGTTGTGCCTGGATGCGTCGGACGTCTTCCTGCAGCACCGCGTGATGATGCTGCCCGAGAGGCTGGTTCAGGAGCACGACTACGAGCAGGAGATCTTCCAGCAACGACTGGCCACATACAGAGGGAACAACGTGGAGGATGAAACTGTGGTGAACTACTTTGATGAGCTGGACATCTCCCCTCTGTACCTGG AGATCACCAGTAACGAGGAACCTGACCACCTGCTGATGATGCAGAACATCTTTGACACAGTGGGCCAGCCCAGGAACTACGGCCCCAACGGCCAgcaggtggagggagaggagaggaggaaggctgaggagaagatgaggagagAAGCCCAGGAgaaagctgaggaggagaggcaggaggtagaggaggagaggcacACGGCAGCACAGTGGGAAGAGTGG ACTCGCCGTTTGCAGGAGGTGaggcagcaggagaaggaggtgctGGAGGCCGAGTCAGCCCCTCTGAGGAACTACCTGATGGAGCATGTCATGCCCACTCTGTCCCAGGGCCTGATCGCATGCTGTGCAGCCCGCCCACAGGACCCCGTGGACTTCCTG GCGGAGTTCTTGACAAGGAACAATCCCATCAACCAGTGA
- the ak7b gene encoding adenylate kinase 7 isoform X1 — protein MTDMAEPRTKDPQPPPRVRRVFINHIDCYASKCIATCLSEGVGGQTEDKDEEEELEITTHSAATAFRVVGTVSGTHGVALPCVVEAYLQPNRNELLAKLMACDVIIYNITQHAEQVDEAMWAVSALHNEMGRFSGSKMFILVSTVMTWACSESLSSDFTDEHFLKRRAHPNFKPHIDLEKKVAHMGKTKRELFSTYVVASGLHYGRGEQVFHYFFKTSWLGLEHEIPIFGDGTNIVPTIHVSDLASVILNVIKHQPEPYYLLAVDSSRNTLEQIVKEVASIFGQGKVQKRPFEEAYLTEDLSTVEIDSLLVNLRMEGVQLKELFSIDWLCETGLVNNMELVVEEYQKARGLLPLRLCVLGPPAVGKSTVSRQISEYYKVQHVTLKETISESISQLEDNVRNADVVEENSAAEAKELLNSLKHSMEEYGGRLDDQLLVKVVRDKLMSPPCRNQGFVLDGFPKTYKQARELFYAEEHEPEDGDTQMSSCRKKIMPEFVLCLDASDVFLQHRVMMLPERLVQEHDYEQEIFQQRLATYRGNNVEDETVVNYFDELDISPLYLEITSNEEPDHLLMMQNIFDTVGQPRNYGPNGQQVEGEERRKAEEKMRREAQEKAEEERQEVEEERHTAAQWEEWTRRLQEVRQQEKEVLEAESAPLRNYLMEHVMPTLSQGLIACCAARPQDPVDFLAEFLTRNNPINQ, from the exons ATGACGGATATGGCGGAGCCGAGGACGAAGGACCCCCAACCGCCACCCCGGGTCCGAAGAGTCTTCATCAACCACATCGACTGCTACGCGTCCAAATGCATCGCCACG tgtcTGTCTGAGGGCGTGGGCGGACAGACggaggacaaggacgaggaggaggagctcgaGATAACCACCCATAGCGCCGCGACAGCTTTTCGCGTCGTAGGAACCGTCAGTGGCACGCATGGAGTGGCCCTTCCATGTGTTGTGGAGGCGTATTTA CAACCCAACAGGAATGAGCTCCTGGCAAAGCTGATGGCCTGCGACGTGATCATCTACAACATTACCCAGCATGCTGAGCAGGTGGATGAGGCCATGTGGGCCGTTTCAG CTCTCCACAATGAGATGGGCCGTTTTTCCGGATCGAAGATGTTCATCCTGGTCTCCACGGTGATGACCTGGGCGTGCAGCGAGTCGCTCAGTTCT GATTTTACTGATGAGCATTTCTTGAAAAGAAGAGCACATCCCAACTTCAAACCCCACATTGACCTGGAGAAGAAGGTGGCCCACATGGGGAAAACT AAGAGGGAATTGTTCTCCACATACGTGGTGGCGTCAGGACTTCACTACGGGAGGGGAGAGCAGGTCTTCCACTACTTCTTCAAG ACATCATGGCTGGGACTCGAACATGAAATACCCATCTTTGGAGACGGCACAAACATCGTCCCCACAATTCACGTCAGTGACCTGGCAAG tGTGATCCTGAATGTGATTAAACACCAGCCCGAGCCTTATTACCTTCTAGCTGTGGACTCTTCCAGAAATACTTTGGAGCAGATTGTGAAG GAAGTTGCCTCGATATTTGGACAAGGGAAAGTCCAGAAGAGACCTTTTGAGGAGGCCTATCTCACAGAGGACTTGAGT ACGGTGGAAATCGATTCCTTGCTTGTCAACCTCCGCATGGAGGGTGTCCAACTCAAGGAACTGTTCTCCATCGACTGGCTGTGTGAGACTGGTCTGGTGAACAACAtggagctggtggtggaggagtACCAGAAAGCCAGGGGACTTCTG CCCCTCCGGCTTTGTGTGCTGGGGCCTCCTGCGGTGGGGAAGAGCACAGTGTCCAGACAGATCAGTGAATACTACAAGGTCCAGCACGTCACACTGAAGGAGACCATCTCGGAAAGCATCTCACAACTG GAAGATAATGTGAGGAATGCTGATGTAGTGGAGGAGAACTCTGCAGCAGAGGCCAAGGAGCTTCTGAATAGCCTGAAGCACAGTATGGAGGAGTACGGAG GACGTTTGGATGACCAGCTGTTGGTGAAGGTGGTGAGGGACAAGCTGATGTCTCCTCCCTGCAGAAACCAGGGTTTTGTTCTGGACGGCTTCCCTAAGACATACAAACAGGCCAGAGAGCTCTTCTATG CTGAAGAACATGAACCAGAAGACGGAGATACCCAGATGTCTTCATGCAGGAAGAAGATTATGCCAG AGTTTGTGTTGTGCCTGGATGCGTCGGACGTCTTCCTGCAGCACCGCGTGATGATGCTGCCCGAGAGGCTGGTTCAGGAGCACGACTACGAGCAGGAGATCTTCCAGCAACGACTGGCCACATACAGAGGGAACAACGTGGAGGATGAAACTGTGGTGAACTACTTTGATGAGCTGGACATCTCCCCTCTGTACCTGG AGATCACCAGTAACGAGGAACCTGACCACCTGCTGATGATGCAGAACATCTTTGACACAGTGGGCCAGCCCAGGAACTACGGCCCCAACGGCCAgcaggtggagggagaggagaggaggaaggctgaggagaagatgaggagagAAGCCCAGGAgaaagctgaggaggagaggcaggaggtagaggaggagaggcacACGGCAGCACAGTGGGAAGAGTGG ACTCGCCGTTTGCAGGAGGTGaggcagcaggagaaggaggtgctGGAGGCCGAGTCAGCCCCTCTGAGGAACTACCTGATGGAGCATGTCATGCCCACTCTGTCCCAGGGCCTGATCGCATGCTGTGCAGCCCGCCCACAGGACCCCGTGGACTTCCTG GCGGAGTTCTTGACAAGGAACAATCCCATCAACCAGTGA
- the galcb gene encoding galactocerebrosidase isoform X2 has protein sequence MELRKLAVVAALVLGLTGALSSSTSYVLSDAQGLGRLFDGIGGLSGGGATSRLLVNYPEPFRSQILDFLFTPGFGASLHILKVEIGGDAQSTDGTEPSHMHYENDENYFRGYEWWLMKEAKKRNPNITLMSLPWAFPGWVGHGKNWPYDFPDITAAYVVNWILGAKQYHDLDIQYVGIWNERNYDSNYIKVLRNTLDKVGLTGVGLIAADGDWSIANSMLVDPYLTECVEAIGAHYPGTNSVKEALKTQKKLWASEDYSTFNDEVGGGCWARILNQNYVNGLITATISWNLVASYYEDLPFSRDGLMTAEEPWSGNYVVESPIWITAHTTQFTQPGWTYLQTVGHLAQGGSYVALTDGKGNLTVVIETMTHDHSVCIRPPLPPFNVTSQNATFQLEGSFASIKELQVWRSQFNFKTQKSSFFEKLPPQKLLNGLFTIKLAEDEVYTFTTITTGQKGSYPASPPSARFPKVYKDDFNVRTPPFSEAPDFADQTGVFEYYVNMSDPGPHVFTLRQVVTERPVTWVADADQTISVIGDHQWENLTVTCDVFMERVETGGVFVAARVDKGGQSVRSARGVFFWVFADGTYKVTSDLAGQTVLAEGKSGTRAHGWHTLSLTVAGPYASGQLNGYPLWKNAVVLTPKNGWAAIGTHAFELAQFDNFAVVAEY, from the exons ATGGAGCTCAGGAAGCTGGCGGTGGTGGCAGCGCTGGTCCTGGGGCTCACCGGGGCTCTGAGCTCTTCTACCTCGTACGTCCTCAGCGACGCACAGGGCCTCGGGAGGCTTTTTGACGGAATAGGAGGTTTGAGCGGTGGAGGG GCGACGTCTCGGTTACTGGTGAATTACCCGGAGCCTTTCCGCAGTCAGATCCTGGACTTCCTGTTCACG CCCGGGTTCGGAGCATCTCTGCACATCCTGaaggtggagataggaggagacgCTCAATCTACCG ATGGGACCGAGCCGTCACACATGCACTATGAGAATGATGAGAACTACTTCCGAGGGTATGAGTGGTGGCTAATGAAAGAGGCCAAGAAGAGGAACCCAAATATCACACTGATGA GTCTACCCTGGGCATTTCCTGGGTGGGTGGGTCATGGTAAGAACTGGCCCTATGATTTCCCAGACATCACTGCAGCCTACGTGGTGAACTGGATCCTGGGAGCCAAGCAGTACCATGACCTGGACATTCAGTATGTCGGG ATCTGGAATGAGCGAAACTATGACAGCAATTACATAAAG GTGCTCCGGAACACGCTGGATAAAGTTGGTCTAACCGGCGTTGGCCTCATCGCAGCAGACGGCGATTGGAGCATCGCCAATTCTATGCTGGTTGACCCCTACCTCACTGAGTGTGTTGAGGCCATTGG GGCCCACTACCCGGGCACCAACTCCGTGAAGGAGGCCCTTAAGACGCAGAAGAAGCTGTGGGCGTCAGAGGACTACAGCACGTTCAACGATGAAGTCGGAGGAGGCTGCTGGGCTCGCATCCTCAACCAGAACTACGTCAACGGACTCATCACTGC CACCATCTCCTGGAACCTGGTGGCCAGTTACTATGAGGACCTGCCCTTCAGCAGAGACGGGCTGATGACAGCTGAGGAGCCCTGGAGCGGCAACTACGTGGTGGAGTCTCCTATCTGGATCACAG CCCACACCACACAGTTCACCCAGCCCGGATGGACCTACCTGCAGACTGTTGGCCATCTGGCACAAGGAGGAAGTTATGTGGCGCTGACTGACGGGAAGGGAAACCTCACTGTTGTCATAGAGACCATG ACTCACGATCATTCCGTGTGTATAAGACCTCCACTCCCTCCCTTCAATGTGACATCCCAAAATGCAACTTTCCAGCTAGAGGGATCCTTT GCCTCCATCAAGGAGCTCCAAGTTTGGAGGTCACAGTTTAACTTCAAAACCCAAAAGTCCTCCTTCTTTGAGAAACTACCTCCACAGAAG CTTTTAAATGGATTATTCACTATTAAACTGGCTGAAGATGAGGTTTACACGTTTACCACCATCACAACCGGGCAGAAGGGCAGctaccccgcctcccccccctctgctcgcTTTCCCAAAGTCTACAAGGACGACTTCAACGTGC GAACCCCCCCCTTCTCAGAGGCCCCCGACTTTGCTGATCAGACGGGCGTCTTTGAGTACTACGTGAACATGAGCGACCCCGGCCCTCACGTCTTCACCTTACGACAGGTTGTGACTGAGAGGCCCGTCACGTGGGTGGCCGATGCTGACCAGACCATCAGTGTCATAGGAGACCATCAGTG GGAGAACCTGACGGTCACATGTGACGTCTTCATGGAGCGCGTTGAGACGGGCGGCGTGTTCGTAGCTGCCCGGGTGGATAAAGGAGGGCAGTCGGTCCGCAGCGCCAGAGGAGTCTTCTTCTGGGTGTTTGCAGACGGCACCTACAAAGTGACCAGCGACCTCG CTGGACAGACCGTACTGGCAGAGGGAAAGTCTGGGACCCGAGCCCATGGCTGGCACACTTTATCCCTCACTGTGGCA GGTCCGTATGCGTCAGGGCAGCTGAATGGATACCCACTGTGGAAGAACGCTGTGGTACTGACACCAAAGAACGGCTGGGCGGCCATTGGAACCCACGCATTTGAGCTGGCTCAGTTTGATAACTTTGCCGTGGTGGCAGAATAttga